The following coding sequences are from one Acinetobacter sp. YWS30-1 window:
- a CDS encoding type II toxin-antitoxin system Phd/YefM family antitoxin, whose translation MQVITAKDAKSRFGELLDTMQREPVLVTKNKRPVGVFLSLKDVKGTHLESLFDVQDDDYEDWEKEKITEALNALKAHPSDTKEMKSVHATAMQKARDLVASRKR comes from the coding sequence ATGCAAGTTATTACAGCGAAAGATGCAAAATCACGCTTTGGTGAGTTATTAGATACGATGCAGCGAGAGCCTGTATTAGTCACAAAGAATAAGCGCCCTGTTGGTGTTTTCTTGTCATTAAAAGACGTGAAAGGCACCCACTTAGAAAGCCTTTTTGATGTCCAAGATGATGATTATGAAGATTGGGAAAAAGAGAAAATCACAGAAGCGTTAAATGCTTTGAAAGCGCATCCATCTGACACGAAAGAAATGAAGTCAGTACATGCGACTGCAATGCAAAAGGCACGAGACTTGGTAGCGAGCCGTAAAAGATGA
- a CDS encoding relaxase/mobilization nuclease domain-containing protein, with amino-acid sequence MIVKFLGNKGGGSAGATIDYLLGKDRDRPGAVLLSGDPELTQRLADNLDFQNRYTVGVLSFEEPNLEEHQKEAIMQSFEETLLAGLERDQYDITWIEHTDKGRLELNFVIPNVELSTGKRLQPYFDQADRPLVENWKQVINFEHGLTDPHAPEKAQAIKTLNSQNLPSSVKEIKEQIGTAIAEQISNGNIQNRQDVVETLKGAGFEIARETDRSISIKNPDGKRNIRLEGVIYENRQFDKQFAEEHRRAGQDYQRTSRERYETALGKLQRLTESKQQGNRENFKVKPSNHPRSSAENQKRFAFEYSHGSNIGRVDYSVSDLSWRKLVVSEANSEQAAGISRNQSESRADTARETNLAEGDSTRERRQENPIYHGEEQQKSGRLRDHIQSNGTEIGKIESNFKTPFENPFNQSNDGKELLKDSGSLFENLATSKEVKQDVKQSNPNQAEQDNAKRLYESLQRLIELVREAIERAKRYKSKSERADRNIEHSESSIEKSERGISQSKSAIKQSEQQIKRSEQQISQQMKEKQVERRASRGFGR; translated from the coding sequence ATGATCGTTAAATTTTTGGGAAATAAGGGCGGTGGTAGTGCAGGTGCAACCATTGACTACCTACTTGGCAAAGATAGGGATAGACCAGGTGCAGTTTTACTGAGTGGAGATCCTGAATTAACCCAACGATTAGCAGACAACTTGGACTTCCAAAACCGTTATACGGTTGGAGTACTTTCATTTGAGGAACCAAACCTCGAAGAACACCAAAAAGAAGCCATCATGCAGAGCTTTGAAGAAACATTGCTTGCTGGGTTAGAGCGTGACCAGTACGACATCACTTGGATAGAACACACTGATAAAGGACGTTTAGAGCTTAATTTCGTCATTCCAAATGTGGAATTAAGTACAGGAAAAAGATTACAGCCTTATTTTGATCAAGCTGACCGCCCACTTGTAGAAAACTGGAAACAAGTCATCAATTTTGAGCATGGTTTAACAGACCCTCATGCACCAGAGAAAGCTCAAGCAATTAAAACTTTGAATAGCCAAAACCTACCTTCAAGCGTCAAAGAAATTAAAGAGCAAATCGGGACCGCAATTGCTGAACAAATTAGTAATGGCAATATCCAAAATAGGCAAGATGTAGTTGAAACCTTGAAGGGTGCAGGCTTTGAGATTGCTAGAGAAACAGATAGATCAATCAGTATTAAGAATCCTGACGGCAAGCGGAATATTCGTTTAGAAGGCGTAATTTATGAAAATCGACAATTTGATAAGCAATTTGCAGAAGAACACCGCCGAGCAGGACAGGATTATCAAAGAACAAGCCGAGAGCGTTACGAAACAGCACTTGGAAAGTTACAACGCCTTACTGAGAGCAAGCAGCAAGGAAACAGAGAAAATTTTAAGGTCAAACCTTCAAACCATCCAAGATCATCAGCCGAAAATCAGAAACGCTTTGCGTTTGAATATTCTCACGGGAGCAATATTGGGCGTGTTGATTACAGTGTTTCTGATCTTTCTTGGCGTAAATTGGTGGTTAGCGAAGCAAATTCAGAACAAGCAGCAGGAATTAGCCGAAATCAATCTGAAAGTAGAGCAGACACCGCTAGAGAAACAAATCTTGCGGAAGGTGACTCTACACGAGAGCGAAGACAAGAAAACCCTATATATCATGGCGAAGAACAGCAAAAAAGCGGACGCTTACGAGACCACATCCAGTCAAATGGTACTGAAATTGGAAAAATAGAATCTAACTTTAAAACTCCTTTTGAAAATCCATTTAACCAGTCAAATGATGGAAAGGAGCTTTTGAAGGATAGCGGAAGTTTATTTGAAAACTTAGCCACCTCAAAAGAAGTAAAGCAGGACGTAAAACAGAGTAATCCTAATCAAGCGGAACAAGATAATGCCAAACGACTTTATGAATCGCTACAAAGACTTATTGAACTCGTTAGAGAAGCAATTGAAAGAGCTAAACGCTATAAATCAAAGTCAGAGCGAGCAGATCGAAACATTGAGCATTCAGAATCAAGTATTGAGAAGTCAGAACGAGGAATTAGCCAGTCAAAATCAGCAATTAAACAATCTGAACAGCAAATTAAGAGAAGTGAACAGCAAATTAGCCAGCAAATGAAAGAAAAACAGGTTGAAAGGAGGGCTAGTAGAGGATTTGGGCGTTAA
- a CDS encoding type II toxin-antitoxin system RelE/ParE family toxin, whose translation MTYEVSYLPQAEQDLIEILAYGIETWGEKLAEGMYLKITEQLETLYFSPNRTKKKGSLGTREMLISDSPYRAIIQIDEEAKRVFILRILHTSRNI comes from the coding sequence ATGACCTATGAAGTTTCTTACTTGCCACAAGCAGAACAGGATTTAATTGAAATTTTGGCGTATGGCATAGAGACATGGGGCGAAAAACTAGCAGAAGGGATGTATTTAAAAATTACTGAACAGCTGGAAACCCTGTATTTCTCACCAAATCGAACTAAAAAGAAGGGCAGTTTAGGAACAAGAGAAATGCTTATTTCTGACAGTCCATACCGTGCAATTATTCAAATTGATGAGGAAGCCAAGCGAGTTTTTATTTTAAGAATCTTGCATACTTCGAGAAATATTTAA
- a CDS encoding plasmid mobilization protein: MKEKTLIKRNKEIKVRLTEAEHHALLERMEGGELATWIRNTCLDEKPNKKRNYKAADPQLLAALGRIGGNLNQIARQVNTVESDIEKLRAFAELAVIREQLQGILANYDR, encoded by the coding sequence ATGAAAGAAAAAACTCTTATAAAACGTAATAAGGAAATCAAAGTCCGTTTAACAGAAGCTGAACATCATGCCTTACTGGAACGTATGGAAGGTGGAGAGCTTGCAACTTGGATTCGAAATACTTGTCTAGATGAGAAACCGAATAAAAAAAGAAACTATAAAGCGGCAGATCCTCAGCTATTAGCAGCATTAGGACGCATTGGGGGCAATCTCAATCAGATTGCGAGACAAGTAAATACTGTGGAATCTGATATAGAAAAACTTAGAGCCTTTGCAGAGTTGGCAGTTATTCGAGAACAACTACAAGGAATTTTAGCCAACTATGATCGTTAA